The stretch of DNA TGGTCTCGTTATGGGGCGACCACTGCACCTGGAAGATCTCGTCCTTGTGCGACTCGAAGGAATGTAATTTCAGCTTCAGATTGCGCAAATCCCACAGTGCCACAGTCTTGTCAGCGGAGCCTGTGGCCAAGATGAACTCCGAATAGGGATTGAAGCTCAGACAATTGACTTCGGCCGTATGGGCATCGACGGTGTGCGATGGCTTTgaggtgttgttgttgcgcgtGTCCCAGATCATGAGCTTCTGATCATCGGCCACGGAACCGAAGAGCGACTCGTGCAACAAATGCCAGGCCACATCCTCAACGACAGCGGTGTGACCGGTGAAAATGTTCTTGGCATCGATCACGCGATGCTCCTTGGGCGTGGCATTAATGTCCCACAAGCAGATGGTATGATCATCAGACGCCGAGAGCAAGTAACCTTACAAAACGAATGTACATTTAAAGACTTCAcccagtgtgtgtgccacagcaTTGACTCACCATTCAGGTTGGGATTCCAGGAGAGGCCATAGCCCTCCTTCTGGTGGCCGCGCAGCCTCAGATCTGGCTGGCACTCGCCGGATGGCTCCGGTTTGCTGGGATGCTTTGTGTAGTCAAACACCAAGACATCGCTCGACGGGGTTTTGGTGGCAATAACACAAGCATTCTGTGGCATGTACCGAGCACGGTTGACCTCGCCTTCGTGATTGATTTTGATCTCAATCTCgattttgccacacacagaaccGAAGCCGCCAAACTCGCCCTTCTCGTTGTCATAGTGCGAGCCATCGAACTGGGCATCCTCGCTGGGCAGCTGCACGCTGGCGATCAGCAAGTGATTCTGTTCGTCCGATGTGTGTGTCCCCAAAATGAGGCGATGCACCGAGTAATCCTTGCCGTCCTGCTTGGTCACATCGGGCAGCCACTGGGCCGTCAGCGAGGGCCACTCCAGAGCGTGTGTCATTACCAAATCGTACAGAAACGGTGTATTCTTCTTCCATATCTTGTACTCTTCGTTGATCACACGCTCCTCGACGGCATCGTCGAAAGATTCCGCCGC from Drosophila subobscura isolate 14011-0131.10 chromosome O, UCBerk_Dsub_1.0, whole genome shotgun sequence encodes:
- the LOC117899220 gene encoding probable histone-binding protein Caf1, producing the protein MVDRSDNAAESFDDAVEERVINEEYKIWKKNTPFLYDLVMTHALEWPSLTAQWLPDVTKQDGKDYSVHRLILGTHTSDEQNHLLIASVQLPSEDAQFDGSHYDNEKGEFGGFGSVCGKIEIEIKINHEGEVNRARYMPQNACVIATKTPSSDVLVFDYTKHPSKPEPSGECQPDLRLRGHQKEGYGLSWNPNLNGYLLSASDDHTICLWDINATPKEHRVIDAKNIFTGHTAVVEDVAWHLLHESLFGSVADDQKLMIWDTRNNNTSKPSHTVDAHTAEVNCLSFNPYSEFILATGSADKTVALWDLRNLKLKLHSFESHKDEIFQVQWSPHNETILASSGTDRRLHVWDLSKIGEEQSSEDAEDGPPELLFIHGGHTAKISDFSWNPNEPWIICSVSEDNIMQVWQMAENVYNDEEPEIPASELETNTA